Genomic window (Melioribacteraceae bacterium):
TTACCTTCTGATAGAACAGCAACTCCGGTATTAAATGAACACGCACAAGCCGCGGTTACTGCCGGCGGATGGGGAGCTACTATTACTAGCGAGAATGTTGCTTTTAATAAAGGTCCTCAAGTTCCACTTACTGTAATGCAAGATTATTTCAATTCTGCTGTTACAGTTAAGACAGATATGGATAAAGGCGGGGCTTCTCCTGATTTCGGTCAAAACCAAATGACTTTTAATTTCTCATATCCTACAACTTCTTCACTTTATACTGCCGGAACAGGAGCTCAACCTCTTGGTGACTTAAATTATTTTGGAATTCCAGTAAGCGTGAGCAATGATGAAATATTGGCTAATGATTTTCATCTTTATTCAAATTACCCGAATCCATTTAATCCAAGCACAAACATTCGCTACTCAATTCCTACTGCCGGAAATGTGAAAGTTGAGATATATAATTCGTTAGGACAATTGGTAAACACACTAGTTAATCAATACCAGGAATCAGGAACTCATAATATCGTTTGGAACGGAACAGACATGAGTGGTCAAAAATTATCATCCGGTATTTATATCTACAAATTAAATGCGAACAATTTTATTTCATCAAAAAAGATGGTATTAATAAAATAATAGGTGATTTATGGGCAAAGGGATTAATCAGCTAGATCCTACTCCTTTGTATGAACAGGTTGAGCAAGATTTAAAAAAGAAAATTCAGAACAAAGAACTTTTACCTGGTCAACAAATAGAATCGCAGAATGATCTTGCTAGAAAGTATAAAGTAAGTCTTATAACTATTAAAAAAGCTTTATATAATCTTGTTAATGAAAATGTCTTATACACGAGAGTTGGCAAGGGTACTTATGTTGCCGATCCATCATTAAAGAAGATCAATCCCTCTGCCCATAAAACTATCGGTTTAGTATTAAGAGATATTACTCATCCATATTTCTCATATGTAGTTCATCATATTGAGTTGCGGGCTAATGAATTAGGTTTTAACCTGCTTCTAGCTAGTTCTTCCAATAATATGGAGAAGGAGGAAGCGCAAATAAACAGATTAAGGGGGCTGGGAGTTGATGGAATTATTATTGCCTCTTTATCACTTCAGTATCGAGCTACTAGGTATATCAAAAAATTACACGATGAAAATTTCCCATACATTATGGTTTCCTATATGCACGATCCCGAATATTGGTATGTAGGCTCCGACAATGAATATGGGGGTTACATTGCTACCGAACATCTTATAAAACTGGGTTACAAAAAAATAGGATTTATGCATGTAGGAAAGGGAAATTTATTAAGTGAAGTTAGAAAGAACGGTTATTACCGGGCTTTATTAGAATATAATATGCCATACGATTCTAAGCTGATTTATTATTCAGTTAACGAACAAAATGATTTTAATAATGACCGGTTTTTACAAGGCTATCATTTCGGTAAAAACTTTAAATCACTAAATCCCAAACCGGATGCAATTTTTGTCTATAGTGATTTGATGGCGGTTGGTTTTGAAAATGGATTATTGGAAGAGGGAATTCAAATTCCCGAGGATATTGCAATAGTAGGATTTGACGGAATTGAAGCTTCAATGCTTGCGTCGGTTCCAATAACTACAGTACATCAACCGGTTGAAAAGATTGGCAGACTTGCTGTTGAGATCATCCAAAAAAGAATTGAAGGCAATGATATCGGTAATAGAACAATTCTAAAACCAACTCTTGTAATAAGAGATTCATGCGGTGCAAAGAAACTTTATTCGGCAAATGGGTCACAAGTTGGTTAACAAAATTATTAACTATTGATCTAAGAGAAGGAAGATGTTATACCCAATAGTAAATTCTTACAGAAGCATATTCGATCTTTCGGGGATTTGGAATTTTAAGACTGATCCTAAAAAGATTGGCGAAAAAAGTAATTGGTTTAAAGGTTTTAAAACTGATATTTCAATAGCGGTGCCGGGAAGCTGGAACGAACAGCTCGAAGAAATTGGTCTGCTTAATTATGTGGGATCAGTATGGTACTCTAAAAAAATCTTTATACCTCTTGAATATAAATCCAAAAGAATGGTACTGCGATTCGGTTCTATTGATTACAATTCCAAGTTTTGGATTAATGGAAAATTTGTTGGTGAAAATAATATTGGCTTTCTTCCCTTTGAATTAGAAATAAATGACTTTGTTAATCCCGGTGAAGAAGTTCTGCTAGTGGTAATGGTTAATAATGAACTTAGTAATGAATCAATTCCACAAGGCATTACCGCTCAGCGTTTTAGAAGTGAGAATAGATTTAGAGAGGAGACGAATCCTCCTACTCGATTTGATTTTTCTCCATTCGGCGGTATTCATCGAACAGCTCAAGTAGTTTCAACTCCCAAAATTCATATAAAAAAAATTATAGTTGATACAAAAATATCCAATGATAAAGAAGGAATTGTAACCGCGCAGATATTTTCAAATAACAAGGGGAATTTGTCTATCACCGCTCAGATAATGGACGGGAGAAATATTGTAATTGAAAAATCTCAGCTGGCCGGCGATGAAGGAACCGTTGTTTTAAAGATCAAAAACTGCAAATTATGGTCACCGCAAAATCCGTTCCTGTATGATCTTAAAATTCAACTATATAATAATGACATTCAGATTGATGAATACCTCTTACCAATTGGTGTTAGGGAAATAAAGATATCGGGAAATAAGCTCCTTCTAAATGGAAAAGAAATTTACTTGAAAGGGTTTGGCAAGCATGAGGACTTTTATGTAATAGGCAAAGGACTTTGTCTTCCCTTAATAGTAAAGGATTTTGAGTTGATGAAATGGATCAATGCAAATTCCTTCCGTACTTCACATTATCCATATTCAGAAGAGATGATGTACTATGCCGATAAAAAGGGCTACTTAGTTATTGATGAAGTACCCGCGGTGAGTTTGGATTTTAGAGTTGTAAATGAGAATACTCTCAAAACCCACAAAGAACATATAAAAAGATTAGTTGAGAGAGATTACAATCACCCTTCAGTAATTATATGGGCTGTTGGTAATGAACCCAATTTGGTTGGTGACCAAAATTATTATAATGGATCGGCGAGGAAATACTGGAAAGAAATTTTTTCATTTACGCGATCGCTCGATTCAAAGCGCCCAATCACTGTTCCAAATTGTGCTCGTGCCGGGGTGAATGATCCTGTATTTGAGTTTTCAGATGTATTATCCCTCAACCGTTATTATGGCTGGTATGAGTACCCCGGTAACTTAAAAGAAGCTACTAGTATACTTGGCGCTGAAATGGATTTCATTAATAAAAAATATAAAAAACCAATTCTCTTTACTGAATTTGGAGTTGATACCGTTCCAGGATTTCATTCAATATCACCACAAATGTTTACGGAAGAGTATCAACAACAATTTTTAGAGGAGTACACAAAATTATTCCGTTCCAAAAAATATATGATAGGCGAACATGTCTGGAATTTTGCAGACTTCAGAACACCCCAGCATTTTAGAAGAGTTGTGCTGAATCTTAAAGGGGTATTCACGCGTAACCGTGAACCAAAATCGGCGGCTTTTGTGCTTAAAAAAATATGGCAGAATTCATCAAAAAATAAAAAGTAATCAATGTTCGGAATCTCAATAATAGATCTGCTCGTAATAATTCTCTACGCGCTCATTGTTATCTGGCTTGGATGGAGAGCGAAAAAAAAAGTTTCCTCCTCCGGCGATTATTTTATGGGCGGTAGGCGCGGCAGTAAAATTATGCAGATTGCTAATGCGCTTGGCGCCGGTACCCACACCGCACAGGCTATCGCAGTTTCGGGAGCTACTTATCAATTAGGATTAGCAGGGATTTGGTACCAGTGGCTTTATTTATTTTCTACTCCATTTTATTGGTTGCTTGCGCCAATTTACAGACGGTTGCGCTACATAACTATTGGCGATTTCTTTCATGAAAGATATGGTGCCAAATTAGCCGCCGCTTATTCTGTGATGGGATTAGTCTATTTTACAAGTGAGGTAGGTTTAATTCTTAAAGCTACAAGTGTTTCACTCGAAGCAATTTCGGGAGGAGCAATTTCCGCTGAAGTTATTGTCATCGTACTTACCATTTTCTTTTTGACTTATAGCGTTATGGGTGGATTGACCTCGGCATTAATAATTAATCTTTTGCAGGGTGTATTAATTGTGATGCTTTCGTTTCTAATAATTCCATTCGCATTATATGCCGGAGGGGGAATAACGGCAATCAAAGCAAAATTACCGGAGCATATGTTTAGTTTTATTGCACCTGAAGAGGTAACATTATTTTTTATTGTTATGCTGGTAATTAACGCATTGGTTGGTACTGTTGTTATACCTCATCACATGGCAATAAATGGTTCAGGTAAATCGGAGATGAATTGTAGAACCGGGTGGACTTACGGAAATTTCACTAAAAGATTCGCAACACTCGGGTGGGCGTTTGTTGGTGTATTTGCCGCGGCACTTTTCCCTGGATTAACATCAGACAATAGAGAATTTGCATTTGGTATGGCAATCACTAATCTCCTGCCCGTTGGATTGATTGGAGTAATGATTGCTGCGATGATCGCAACGGTTTTAGCCGCATGTCATAACTATATGGTTGGTGGTTCAGCACTTTTCACCAGAAATTTTTATAAAAGATTTCTAAATCAAGATGTAAGTGAAGAGCATAAACTTAAGGTTGCCCGAATATCATCTCTGGTTGTAGTTGTTGGTGGTGTGACCGTTGCATTAACGATTCCAAGTGTAGTAGTGGGATTAAAATACATTTGGCAAATAACCGCATTTTTTGGAATTGCATTTTGGATGGCAATAATTTGGAAAGGCGCCAACCGCTACGGTGTATGGGCAAGTTTAGCAGTAACAATTGGGGTATCATTATTTGCTGGTAACTACACTCCATGGAGTATGGGACTAGGATATGAATATCAAATAGCGATTTATCTTCCTGCCGGGTTTATCACTTTATTTGTTGTAAGTCTCGTTACCAAAAGTGAACCGAAAAATAAATTAGATGATTTTTACACATTGCTTCATACCCCCGTTGGTGAAGAGAGTAAATTGAAAGAAAAGGGAATTGAGATGATGCTCGAGGGGGAAAGCATCGCGCATAAATCATATAAAGAGGGAGAATCGTTAGAGGATAATGGTCAAGGTTTACTTATTGTGGATATACTTTCGTTGAAATCGAAATTTAGTTTAAAGAAATACAAAATCGATATTTATGGATTCGGGTTTGCCATTCTTTTTGTTATTGCGATACTGTTGTTTGGTATCGTTACTTCTAATCTTGGGTAAACGCTGAGTCAATTAACCGTAATTTTGAGTTGAATAAAAGAATGTTCTGAAATAATGAAAAACATCAATGCCGAAGTTTTAACTACAATTAAAATTAATGAGAACAAAAATACACATACCGCAATTACTCAAATACTACACTTTACTATTGTTTCTATTTATTAACATTTCACTAAATGCTTCAGAAAAGATCTCACTTAAAGAAAAATTTAAAGCGAATTTGTTAATTCTCGCAGACGACCTGATTAATATTCAAAATAGGGTTAAGGAGAGCACAAACTATGGGGCATTTTATTGTAAAGCATGCAAGGATTATCATACAAGAGCTTCTGAAGCAGTATTACCAATGGCGGTAGCGTTTAAAGAAACCGGGGATAATAAATATTTGCATGCCGCAATATCTACCGGAGAATGGTTAATTGCTCAGCAGAAGGAAGATGGTTCATGGTTCGAAACTCCGGATGAATGGACTGGCACAACAACTGATCAACTGCTCATGTTGGCAGCGTCACTACCAATTTTAAAAAATAATTTAACGAATAAACAATTCATTAAATGGAAATCAACTATTAAGAAAGCAGCAGATTGGATAGTGAAGAATATGAACCATGAATTTGCGAGTATTAATTATTGCGCGACTTCCACAGCAACGATGGCTGTAGTTTATAAGGTAATTTCTGACCCCGCTTATTTAAATAAGGCGGATGAACTCGCTAAACTTATCGTTTCAAAGCATGATGAAGATTATTTTCTGACTGGTGAGGGTAATAGAGTTAGAGGAACTAAATATGGTATTGACCTGGGTTACAACATGGACATGTCATTGTGGGGATTAGGCTTATACGCAAAACTCACACATAATGAAAATGTTACAGAGGTTGTTAGGAAAGCATTGCAAAGAATCATTTATTTTATTTATCCGGATGGCTCAACAGATGGATCGTGGGGTGTAAGATCAAGCAAGTGGACAACCTACGGAAGTTTTACCGCGGATGGTTCACAAATATTATTCTCTCTTTTTGCACATGAAAATTCTGTCTATAGAACAGCTGCTTTAATCAACATGAATTATTTTATGACGATGAGAAAGAATGGTCTGCTGACATATGGTCCGCATCATAATGAAATGTTTGCCGGGCAGCCATGTATCTACCCAACTTTTGCAAGGGCAAAAAATCTTGCGATGGCAATTATTTATGGCGATCAAGAAAGTGGACCAACTCCATCAATCCCAACTCAAAAAATAGGCTGGGCAAAATATTTTAATACAATAGATGTCTCATTGATTCGAACAAAAAATTTAATGGCTACTGTAACTGCCTATCGTTACAAAGATATTAGACGTGGTGCCGATTTTAAGTACATGCACAGGCCTTCGGGTGGTTCAATAACCAATTTATGGGTTCAGGATTACGGATATCTTCAAGCCTCCAGTCAAACTGAATATTCAAAATGGGAATTCAATTACCCTGATGTTAAAAATAGCTTGACCCTTACACCGCGGATTGAATTTACTGATTCAAATGGATATTACACTAATCTGTATGAATTCGATTCATATATGGAATTAAAGGAGGCAAACGGAGAGTACATTGTCAAAACATTTGGTGAATTGAAAGATAGAAACCGATGGGAAGGAGGAGTTGCATATACATTGATCCATAAATTTTCAGATGATTATATTGAAAAAAGTATAAAGCTCCGTTACCATGGTCAAATGCCGGTTATAAGTATAGTGGAGCCGATCATACAAAATCCAACAACCAGATTTAATAAAATTGATGAGAGAACCATTGAAATATTGGGCGGCAGTAAAGAATTTGTTTTTGAACTAGTTAATGGTGAAGGCGTAATAGAACTTGGAAACAATAACGAAAAGTATAATCAACCATTTCCTGCACTTAAAGGTTATCCAATCATTATTAATGTAAAGCCGGCTAATGATGAAATTAGTAAAGAAATAATTTATAGAATTAAAATTAAGTAGATTATTTAGTGACTCAGCGAAACTTATATAAGAGAGCGAATTATGAAGATATTTAAAATGACTTTGATATTACTATTTTTAATTACAAACCTTTTTGCACAGAAAATTATTGATAGCGATAAAAATTCACTGAGTGTACAGCCCAATCCTAAATCGGTAACCTCACTAAATAAGTATATGATTATTGAGGGGGCAAATAAATTTTTACAAATCATTGCTGAAAAAGAGGAAGAGAAAAAAGCTTCAAATTATTTAAGTCATTTATTAAAGAGTCAATTTAGTGATGCGATTATTACAGATGATAATTATGATGCTGAAAAGTGGAGGATAAAAATAGAGTTGAAAGAGAAGGGTAATCTTAATGTTAATGATCAGCATTATTCTATCAAGTGTGAGATGCGCATTAAAGAAATATCAATTACCTCATCAGGGCAATTAGGTTTACTATTTGGCGTTGTAACTTTTATGAGTTTTATTCAAAAGGAAGATGGTCAACTAAAATTAAATCTGTTTAATGTTGAGGATTATCCCGATTACAGTCGCAGAATTTTTTCAACTGTATTAAAATCAGATAATGTCGAAGAACTTCTGAATTACGCTCTAATAAATAAAATGGAAACTGTAGCTATAGCGAGCAGAAATTATTCATGGTTTCAACTTGATGAAGAGTATAAAGTAATATTAGAAAAAATAAAGAATTGGAGAGATAGATTTGGCGGACCAGAAATTATGCAATCACATAATATTTACGATCAGAAACAGATTGTAATCTCAAATCCAACCGATATAATCAAACTTAAAAAAGTAATCGAATTTGGAATACAACATGGCGCCGCAAAATTAATGATACTTGCCGATGATACACCCCCATTTATATTTGGCGAAGGTTATGTATTAACCAATGAAAATGATAAAAAACAATTTAAAAGTATGGCTGAAGCGCACACTTATTTGTTAAAGGATTTGAAAGTATGGATGAAAGAGAAATCCTACAACTCGGAAGTTTATTACGTCCCCCCATTTTATACTTATGAAGATATGCACTATGGTGATATGGAATTATTCGATGATACAGTTTGGGAGAATGACGCATATCAACCTTTACACCATGATCTGAACTATCTTGGTCAAAATTTACCTCAAGATGTTTATGTAATTTGGTGTGGACCTTACGTGCGCAGTAGAAAAATATCTCTTGAGGACTTGAATGATTGGACCAATAACTTAAAAGGTCGCGTTCCATTTTTATGGGATAATACAATTTATAGTCATCACCCATTTACATCAACACCTTTGTTTACCGCTTATGAAAATAATTTTCCTATTGATTTCGCAAATCAAACAGCTGGAAACGGAATGTTTGTTAATGGAGATGCTGGTGCCGAAGATTCAAGGGTGGCAATGATAACTGTAAATGATTTCTTGTGGAATACAAGCGGTTACATCCCTAATCAGTCACTAAAGATAGCAATGGAAAGAAATTACGGGAAAAAATTAGTAGAGCTTCTCATTGAATTTAAGGATGTTGAATTGGGTTTGAGAAAAACTATTGGCGAAAGAAAACTATGGTTCGAAGCTGATACCCTTTGGTCTGTAATAAGAAAAATAAGATTCATCACTGAAAAAAATCCATTTTCATATCATTTGAATTATACTAGAATGAAAGGTCTCAGGCTTCAATTAAAAAATTCGGTCCCAGAACCTTTGGGGAAAGATGACTTTGTAAAACATTGTATGGCGCTCGATCAGAAAAGAAAAGATATTCTGAATAAAGTGTTACAGATTGATTCGAAGAACTATGAAAGAATAAAATCAATTATGATTCCACTCCCGGATTTTCAAAAAATTCAATAAGATATTTTATGGAGTAATAATGCAATTTGGTAAAAAACTATCATCAACAATTTTTTTAATTATACTATTGTGTTCGAGCTTAAAATATGCTCAAAGTATGCAAGACCAAAAGGAAAGTGTTTTAAAAGCAATAAAGGATGTATCAGATTTTGCGGCATTTATACTGCTAGATGAATATGGCAAGTCGCGATGTGATTATAATATTACCGAGGGAAAATGGTATGAGTATGAACCGCCTTGGCATACCGGCCAAGTTATTAACGCATTAGTTGAATCATATAAAATTACTAACAATACTTCTTATTTAAAGGAAGCTGTTCGTGCCGGGAATTGGTGGATAGGTTTGCAGATTACTGATCATCCTAAGTTAAAAGGTATGCTGAACGCCATTCATGGTGATGGCAACGATAATATAGTATTTGCCACAATCTCGGATGGTACTCCCGGATTATTTAATCTCTATAAAATTACAGGTGATAAAAAGTATGCAGAAGTGGCTACAAGTGCTGGACAATGGATGCTCGAGAATATGTATGTTCCTGAACATGGAGTCTTTTATGATGTTGTAAATCCGAATACCGGTGAAGTGATGAAAGAGAGTAGCCCGTTTTGGCCCGATAAAAAGAATCAAACTTTATATGATGTTGCAAGACCAAATAACGAGGGATCTTTATTTAAAGATATGTATGAGTTTACAGGGAAGGAAGAGTACAAAAAAGTATTTATTGAATTATGTGAAAGTTTAGTTGAGAAGCAGGATGGAATGGGATTGTGGATGGATTTCACACCAAATAACAAAGATGCCGGAACATATCATCCACGATTTAATCTTTGGTATGCCGAGTCTTTAATTGAAGGGTTTGATTTAACCGGAAATAGAAAATACTTGGATGCAGCAGCAAAAACGTTGCGTACTTACCTTAAAGCTATGCGTAAGGATGGAACATTCTTCTATGTTAATTATTTGGATGGAAGAAATAATGAAAATTCTATAACCGGATCTGCCACAGCCTTTTGCGGAATGTTAGCTATAAGCCTGGTTAAAAATGGTTATGAGGAATTTAAAGAAAGTATTGAGAGATCGGCAAAATGGATATTGCTAAACAGATTCTCTGCAGATCATCCCGATTTAAATTTACGCGGTTCTGTAATTGATACGAGAACCAGAAATAGAAAAGGTAGAGTATGGCTTACTCAGAGAGATGTGGGCACTTCATTCGGACTAAGATTCTTATGCGATTACTATAATTATAAATTTAACTGAACAATTAAATAGAATAAAATGAAGAAAAAATTATTGGTATTTATATCGTCAATTGGTCCTGGCCTTTTTTTAGTCGGTTATAATATTGGTACAGGAAGCGTTACAACGATGGCATCGGCCGGGGCATCACATGGTATGATGCTTACTTGGGCGGTCTTGCTTTCGTGCGTATTTACATATTTCCTTATTGTAGCCTTTGGAAAATTTACTATAGTAACAGGAAAAACTGCTCTTGAAAGTTTTAGGGAAAACTTTGGCAAAGGAGTTTCGATTTTTGTTTTAGCAATTATAGTATTTACGGAGATGGTCTCAAGTATAGGGGTAATGTCAATAGTAACCGATGTGATTAAAGAATGGTCCCGCCCACTCACAACTTCCGGTGATGGATTTAATACTGTTGTATTGGCATTGTTGCTCGGTTCAGTAATGGTGTTTACATTGTTGAACGGCAAGTACAGTTTGATCGAAAAAGTATTAACAGTATTTGTAACTATGATGGGATTAAGTTTTATCCTCACATCATTTATGGTTATACCCGATGCGACATCAGTAATCAGCGGCTTGATTCCAAATATTCCAAAAGATACTAATGCTTCATTGATTGTTACCGGAATGATAGGAACAACTATGGGTGGAGTGTTATATGTTGTACGGTCTGTTACTGTAAAACAGAAAAATTGGGCAATTGAAGATCTTAAATATGAGCGAAGGGATGCACTGATTTCATCGGGTTTAATGTTTGTTTTAAGTATTGCTGTAATGGCCAGTGCCGCCGGTACATTATATCCAAAGGGGCTTCACATCGAAAACGCGATTGACATGATACGGTTACTTGAACCATTGGCAGGCAGATTTGCGATCTCAGTTTTTGTTGCCGGAATTGTCTGCGCCGGATTGTCTTCATTATATCCTCATTATATGCTTGTCCCATTGTTGCTAGCCGATTATAAAAACGAAGAATTGGATTTTAAGAAATGGCGTAATAGACTTATTGTAATTTTTTATGCCTCACTCGGTTTAATCGTTCCTATTTTTGGTGGCAGGCCCGTACTTGTAATGATTGCTTCACAAGCATTCACTCTCGTTGTTACTCCCATAATTATAATTTTAATGCTGATTCTATTAAATAAGAAATCACTGATGGGGGAATATAGAGTATCGAAAGCGATGAATGTTGTATTAGGAATTATTTTCATCTTCTCAGTTATTATGTCGGGGGTCGGCGCTGTTTCACTTATTGAATTATTCTAAAGAGGCAAAATGAAAATTATAAATCCGAAAATTGTATGCTGCTATCTACTTCCAATAACAAAATATGGTTATCCTCCTCGGGCTGAAGGAACAATAAAATATATTGAAGAAATGTATTCGCTTGGATTTTCATC
Coding sequences:
- a CDS encoding GntR family transcriptional regulator, whose amino-acid sequence is MGKGINQLDPTPLYEQVEQDLKKKIQNKELLPGQQIESQNDLARKYKVSLITIKKALYNLVNENVLYTRVGKGTYVADPSLKKINPSAHKTIGLVLRDITHPYFSYVVHHIELRANELGFNLLLASSSNNMEKEEAQINRLRGLGVDGIIIASLSLQYRATRYIKKLHDENFPYIMVSYMHDPEYWYVGSDNEYGGYIATEHLIKLGYKKIGFMHVGKGNLLSEVRKNGYYRALLEYNMPYDSKLIYYSVNEQNDFNNDRFLQGYHFGKNFKSLNPKPDAIFVYSDLMAVGFENGLLEEGIQIPEDIAIVGFDGIEASMLASVPITTVHQPVEKIGRLAVEIIQKRIEGNDIGNRTILKPTLVIRDSCGAKKLYSANGSQVG
- the uidA gene encoding beta-glucuronidase — translated: MLYPIVNSYRSIFDLSGIWNFKTDPKKIGEKSNWFKGFKTDISIAVPGSWNEQLEEIGLLNYVGSVWYSKKIFIPLEYKSKRMVLRFGSIDYNSKFWINGKFVGENNIGFLPFELEINDFVNPGEEVLLVVMVNNELSNESIPQGITAQRFRSENRFREETNPPTRFDFSPFGGIHRTAQVVSTPKIHIKKIIVDTKISNDKEGIVTAQIFSNNKGNLSITAQIMDGRNIVIEKSQLAGDEGTVVLKIKNCKLWSPQNPFLYDLKIQLYNNDIQIDEYLLPIGVREIKISGNKLLLNGKEIYLKGFGKHEDFYVIGKGLCLPLIVKDFELMKWINANSFRTSHYPYSEEMMYYADKKGYLVIDEVPAVSLDFRVVNENTLKTHKEHIKRLVERDYNHPSVIIWAVGNEPNLVGDQNYYNGSARKYWKEIFSFTRSLDSKRPITVPNCARAGVNDPVFEFSDVLSLNRYYGWYEYPGNLKEATSILGAEMDFINKKYKKPILFTEFGVDTVPGFHSISPQMFTEEYQQQFLEEYTKLFRSKKYMIGEHVWNFADFRTPQHFRRVVLNLKGVFTRNREPKSAAFVLKKIWQNSSKNKK
- a CDS encoding sodium:solute symporter family protein, which encodes MFGISIIDLLVIILYALIVIWLGWRAKKKVSSSGDYFMGGRRGSKIMQIANALGAGTHTAQAIAVSGATYQLGLAGIWYQWLYLFSTPFYWLLAPIYRRLRYITIGDFFHERYGAKLAAAYSVMGLVYFTSEVGLILKATSVSLEAISGGAISAEVIVIVLTIFFLTYSVMGGLTSALIINLLQGVLIVMLSFLIIPFALYAGGGITAIKAKLPEHMFSFIAPEEVTLFFIVMLVINALVGTVVIPHHMAINGSGKSEMNCRTGWTYGNFTKRFATLGWAFVGVFAAALFPGLTSDNREFAFGMAITNLLPVGLIGVMIAAMIATVLAACHNYMVGGSALFTRNFYKRFLNQDVSEEHKLKVARISSLVVVVGGVTVALTIPSVVVGLKYIWQITAFFGIAFWMAIIWKGANRYGVWASLAVTIGVSLFAGNYTPWSMGLGYEYQIAIYLPAGFITLFVVSLVTKSEPKNKLDDFYTLLHTPVGEESKLKEKGIEMMLEGESIAHKSYKEGESLEDNGQGLLIVDILSLKSKFSLKKYKIDIYGFGFAILFVIAILLFGIVTSNLG
- a CDS encoding beta-N-acetylglucosaminidase domain-containing protein; translation: MKIFKMTLILLFLITNLFAQKIIDSDKNSLSVQPNPKSVTSLNKYMIIEGANKFLQIIAEKEEEKKASNYLSHLLKSQFSDAIITDDNYDAEKWRIKIELKEKGNLNVNDQHYSIKCEMRIKEISITSSGQLGLLFGVVTFMSFIQKEDGQLKLNLFNVEDYPDYSRRIFSTVLKSDNVEELLNYALINKMETVAIASRNYSWFQLDEEYKVILEKIKNWRDRFGGPEIMQSHNIYDQKQIVISNPTDIIKLKKVIEFGIQHGAAKLMILADDTPPFIFGEGYVLTNENDKKQFKSMAEAHTYLLKDLKVWMKEKSYNSEVYYVPPFYTYEDMHYGDMELFDDTVWENDAYQPLHHDLNYLGQNLPQDVYVIWCGPYVRSRKISLEDLNDWTNNLKGRVPFLWDNTIYSHHPFTSTPLFTAYENNFPIDFANQTAGNGMFVNGDAGAEDSRVAMITVNDFLWNTSGYIPNQSLKIAMERNYGKKLVELLIEFKDVELGLRKTIGERKLWFEADTLWSVIRKIRFITEKNPFSYHLNYTRMKGLRLQLKNSVPEPLGKDDFVKHCMALDQKRKDILNKVLQIDSKNYERIKSIMIPLPDFQKIQ
- a CDS encoding Nramp family divalent metal transporter, with protein sequence MKKKLLVFISSIGPGLFLVGYNIGTGSVTTMASAGASHGMMLTWAVLLSCVFTYFLIVAFGKFTIVTGKTALESFRENFGKGVSIFVLAIIVFTEMVSSIGVMSIVTDVIKEWSRPLTTSGDGFNTVVLALLLGSVMVFTLLNGKYSLIEKVLTVFVTMMGLSFILTSFMVIPDATSVISGLIPNIPKDTNASLIVTGMIGTTMGGVLYVVRSVTVKQKNWAIEDLKYERRDALISSGLMFVLSIAVMASAAGTLYPKGLHIENAIDMIRLLEPLAGRFAISVFVAGIVCAGLSSLYPHYMLVPLLLADYKNEELDFKKWRNRLIVIFYASLGLIVPIFGGRPVLVMIASQAFTLVVTPIIIILMLILLNKKSLMGEYRVSKAMNVVLGIIFIFSVIMSGVGAVSLIELF